Proteins found in one Terriglobia bacterium genomic segment:
- a CDS encoding universal stress protein, which yields MLASILLPLAEWPQAASARDYAFWLARRGGGHIQGLAVIDVKSFEIPVLGSADGFMPSVVSPPIAESQALLDELTRLAKERLDLFARVCEEKGISCSTDVRAGIPGEVIAREAVAHDLVVMSHAGYTRASKGDESAVDPLVSSVIRGSIRPVLVAGKESPAGGAVKSMMVAYDGSVHAARALSVVVELGSGPGIECLLTTVAPTEEAGQETLGPAEAFLYHHGVTPQKKVVIGTRASELLCDIVRAARSDILIMGAYGHSPIREMFFGCTTERILSHCEATVILQS from the coding sequence ATGCTCGCTTCAATCCTGCTGCCTTTGGCCGAATGGCCCCAAGCGGCTAGTGCGCGTGACTATGCTTTCTGGCTGGCCAGGAGAGGCGGCGGCCACATCCAGGGCCTGGCTGTGATTGACGTCAAATCTTTTGAAATCCCGGTGCTGGGCAGTGCCGACGGTTTCATGCCCTCCGTGGTATCCCCGCCGATTGCAGAAAGTCAGGCCCTCTTAGACGAACTGACGAGGCTTGCCAAGGAACGGCTTGACCTGTTCGCCCGTGTCTGCGAAGAGAAGGGGATATCATGCTCGACCGATGTCAGGGCCGGAATCCCCGGTGAAGTGATAGCACGGGAAGCCGTGGCACATGACCTCGTTGTCATGTCACACGCCGGATATACCAGGGCATCCAAGGGCGATGAAAGCGCGGTCGATCCATTGGTGTCCAGTGTGATTCGAGGTTCGATCCGGCCGGTGCTGGTAGCCGGCAAAGAGTCTCCCGCCGGCGGCGCTGTCAAAAGCATGATGGTGGCCTATGATGGAAGCGTCCACGCAGCGCGCGCCTTGAGTGTGGTGGTGGAATTGGGATCCGGCCCCGGCATCGAATGCCTCCTGACCACGGTCGCGCCCACGGAGGAGGCAGGCCAGGAAACCCTCGGTCCCGCGGAGGCTTTTCTCTACCATCATGGTGTGACGCCGCAGAAGAAGGTGGTCATTGGCACCAGAGCTTCCGAACTACTCTGTGACATCGTCCGCGCGGCACGCTCGGATATCCTTATCATGGGGGCTTATGGCCACAGCCCGATCCGGGAAATGTTTTTCGGATGCACTACCGAGCGCATTCTCTCTCATTGCGAGGCGACCGTCATCCTGCAGTCTTAG
- the pgsA gene encoding CDP-diacylglycerol--glycerol-3-phosphate 3-phosphatidyltransferase — protein sequence MNLPNSLTLVRIFLVPFIVVVLLTPPAQLQTWAIWGASQLQTWAIWGVSLFLGAALTDLLDGYLARRRKQVTTLGRLLDPIADKLLISSALISLVQLGLAPAWMVAIILGREFAVTGLRSIAASEGFNVGVSTLGKGKMVLQVAAVVGLILGRAHPGWVMQTAKVLLWAVVLFALVSMIQYFVEFWSMLDSSIKNREHRRLRILERKRQIMAERRELRRLRKLEGQRTAQVNAEAPTASSLRDSR from the coding sequence ATGAACCTCCCGAACAGTCTGACATTGGTGCGCATTTTTTTGGTGCCATTCATCGTGGTAGTTCTGCTTACTCCACCCGCACAGCTGCAGACCTGGGCTATCTGGGGGGCGTCCCAGCTCCAGACCTGGGCCATCTGGGGAGTGTCCCTGTTTCTGGGGGCTGCACTCACGGATCTCCTCGACGGCTACCTGGCGCGGCGCCGCAAGCAGGTAACGACGCTCGGCCGGCTTCTCGATCCCATTGCCGACAAGCTCCTGATCTCTTCGGCTCTCATCTCATTGGTGCAGCTCGGGCTTGCTCCTGCCTGGATGGTTGCGATCATTCTCGGACGCGAGTTCGCAGTCACCGGGCTGCGGAGCATCGCGGCCTCCGAGGGATTCAACGTCGGCGTCTCCACTCTTGGCAAAGGGAAGATGGTACTCCAGGTGGCGGCCGTGGTGGGGCTGATCCTCGGGCGTGCACACCCTGGCTGGGTTATGCAGACAGCGAAGGTCCTGCTCTGGGCCGTGGTCCTTTTCGCTCTGGTTTCGATGATTCAATACTTCGTCGAATTCTGGTCCATGCTGGACAGCAGCATCAAGAATCGCGAGCATCGGCGCTTGCGCATCCTCGAGCGGAAGCGCCAGATCATGGCCGAGAGGCGGGAACTCCGGCGTCTGCGCAAGCTGGAGGGCCAAAGAACGGCTCAGGTAAATGCAGAGGCTCCGACCGCAAGCAGCCTTCGGGATTCGCGATAA
- a CDS encoding GatB/YqeY domain-containing protein codes for MKLRDKINEDLTAAMKAKDVLRLSVLRMMKTAVKNKEIELRAELEDAQVIQVLSTLIKQRKDSIEQFTRGGRLELADKEASEIKIIEGYLPAAVSEDEIEKTVDEVVREIGASSVKDTGAVMKQCMARFAGKLVDGKAVNAAVRRRLEPKA; via the coding sequence GTGAAACTGCGGGATAAGATCAACGAGGATCTGACGGCGGCAATGAAAGCCAAGGATGTCCTGCGCCTGAGCGTCCTGCGCATGATGAAGACGGCCGTCAAGAACAAGGAAATTGAGCTGAGGGCGGAGCTCGAGGATGCGCAGGTGATTCAGGTGCTATCCACGCTCATCAAGCAGCGCAAGGACTCCATCGAGCAATTCACGCGCGGCGGAAGGCTCGAACTGGCAGACAAGGAAGCTTCCGAAATCAAGATTATTGAGGGGTACCTTCCTGCAGCCGTCTCCGAGGATGAGATCGAAAAAACCGTCGACGAGGTGGTTCGGGAGATCGGCGCATCCTCCGTCAAGGACACCGGGGCGGTCATGAAGCAGTGCATGGCGCGTTTCGCAGGCAAGCTTGTCGACGGGAAAGCCGTCAACGCCGCCGTCCGGCGCAGGCTGGAGCCCAAAGCCTAG
- the lspA gene encoding signal peptidase II, with amino-acid sequence MRSKFILVTLVVLVLDHLTKYLVSTTIDPHGSIEIIPGFLRFSFVLNSGVAFGLFQDPQSTWKPYLLASLAVAAVVVIMIYSMRMPLERVLLQAALAVTMGGILGNFTDRLMRGSVVDFIEVHIRNRFYWPTFNLADSAITIGIALLLIDTLRHPDQDVSREGADPLQQ; translated from the coding sequence ATGAGGAGCAAGTTTATCCTGGTGACGCTGGTGGTTCTGGTGCTTGACCATCTGACGAAGTACCTCGTCAGTACGACGATTGACCCGCACGGGAGCATCGAGATCATCCCCGGTTTTCTTCGCTTTTCCTTTGTACTCAATTCCGGCGTGGCATTCGGCCTTTTCCAGGATCCCCAGTCGACCTGGAAGCCGTACCTGTTAGCGAGTCTGGCGGTGGCTGCCGTAGTGGTGATCATGATCTACAGCATGCGCATGCCGTTGGAGCGTGTGCTTCTGCAGGCGGCGTTGGCCGTGACCATGGGGGGAATTTTGGGCAATTTTACCGATCGGCTCATGCGCGGCTCCGTAGTGGACTTTATCGAGGTTCACATCAGGAATCGCTTTTATTGGCCGACCTTTAACCTTGCCGACAGCGCGATCACGATCGGCATCGCCTTGCTGCTGATCGATACCCTGAGGCACCCGGACCAGGATGTAAGCCGCGAGGGAGCCGATCCCCTCCAGCAATGA
- a CDS encoding site-2 protease family protein: MQLKGIHLFRLGGIQIIIDYSWFVVFILVASTMAESYFPAVQKQFSPAQYWIMGLTAAFLFFASVLLHELAHSFVATKHGIRVTGIRLFVFGGLAQVSSEPESGRHEFLIALAGPAVSMLIGFGFGFFYALMWLAGRLGPAAAVAWYLAAANILLGVFNMIPGFPLDGGRILRAILWDRWGNLSRATKVVSQIGNSFALFLIFLGVLVFLVAQAFITGAWFVLIGLFMKQSAVGSYQAVVIRESLIGVQIRQIMKESVVSVDWLISLDELVREYIYKQQFTSFPVFNRSELVGMVSLEQVKAVPKELWMFKQVRDIMTPIEQVPHLKPTDDATEAFKRMVAEDLGGMPVIEDGGLVGIVSRRDLLDLFKIKSDLGLS, from the coding sequence ATGCAATTAAAGGGTATTCATCTGTTCCGGTTGGGTGGCATCCAGATAATTATCGACTATTCGTGGTTCGTAGTTTTCATTCTGGTGGCCTCGACCATGGCGGAAAGTTATTTCCCGGCGGTCCAGAAGCAATTCAGCCCTGCTCAGTACTGGATCATGGGGCTGACTGCAGCATTTTTGTTCTTCGCCTCGGTTCTGCTGCACGAACTGGCTCATTCCTTCGTGGCCACGAAACACGGGATTCGGGTCACGGGCATACGCCTGTTCGTTTTCGGGGGGCTAGCGCAGGTCTCTTCGGAGCCCGAGTCGGGCCGGCACGAGTTTCTGATTGCTCTCGCCGGGCCCGCGGTGAGCATGCTCATCGGCTTCGGTTTCGGCTTCTTCTATGCGCTGATGTGGCTGGCTGGAAGGCTCGGGCCTGCCGCGGCAGTGGCTTGGTACCTGGCGGCCGCCAACATCCTGCTCGGAGTTTTCAACATGATTCCGGGGTTCCCGCTGGACGGCGGACGGATTCTGCGCGCGATTCTCTGGGATCGCTGGGGCAATTTATCCCGGGCAACAAAAGTGGTCAGCCAGATCGGTAACTCGTTTGCCCTTTTTCTCATTTTTCTGGGAGTCCTGGTGTTCCTGGTGGCTCAGGCTTTCATCACGGGAGCCTGGTTCGTCCTTATCGGCCTGTTCATGAAGCAATCGGCCGTGGGAAGCTATCAGGCGGTCGTCATCCGCGAATCCCTGATCGGGGTCCAGATCCGGCAAATAATGAAGGAGAGCGTCGTTTCAGTAGACTGGTTGATCTCGCTCGACGAGCTTGTGCGCGAATACATTTACAAACAGCAGTTCACGAGCTTTCCTGTCTTCAACCGGAGTGAACTGGTCGGGATGGTCTCTCTGGAACAGGTCAAAGCCGTGCCCAAGGAACTGTGGATGTTTAAGCAAGTCCGCGATATCATGACGCCGATCGAACAGGTGCCGCATCTCAAGCCTACCGATGACGCCACCGAAGCCTTCAAGCGCATGGTAGCGGAGGATTTGGGCGGTATGCCTGTGATCGAGGACGGCGGGCTGGTAGGAATCGTCTCGCGTCGGGATCTGCTCGACCTGTTCAAGATCAAATCAGATCTAGGCCTTTCGTGA
- the rfbC gene encoding dTDP-4-dehydrorhamnose 3,5-epimerase, translating to MQRSTGELNGTRVFAARRFADERGTLLQSYTHSGLEAMGIRALFKQAIQSRSKRGVVRGLHFQWNPLQGKLVRCVTGAILDVVVDVRPGSPTLGDHAAMELSEENGSVLWVPPGFAHGFMALAEDSIVYYECTAEWAPAAEGGILWCDPALGINWPAIEPTLSEKDRKMPTLAQWLADPRSAHFRMQNL from the coding sequence ATGCAACGCTCAACAGGTGAACTGAACGGCACCCGGGTTTTTGCTGCCAGGCGCTTCGCGGATGAGCGTGGGACGCTTTTGCAGTCCTACACTCATTCGGGCCTGGAAGCCATGGGCATCCGCGCTCTTTTCAAACAGGCAATTCAGAGCCGGTCAAAGCGCGGCGTAGTTCGAGGCCTGCACTTCCAGTGGAATCCTCTGCAGGGAAAGCTGGTGCGCTGCGTGACGGGCGCCATTCTCGACGTTGTGGTCGATGTCAGGCCCGGATCTCCCACGCTCGGTGATCACGCTGCCATGGAGCTGAGTGAAGAAAATGGTTCCGTACTCTGGGTGCCGCCGGGTTTCGCGCACGGCTTTATGGCCCTTGCCGAAGATTCGATCGTCTATTATGAGTGCACTGCAGAGTGGGCCCCCGCGGCCGAGGGGGGGATCTTGTGGTGCGATCCCGCGCTTGGCATTAACTGGCCGGCCATCGAGCCTACTTTGTCCGAAAAAGACCGCAAGATGCCGACCCTCGCACAATGGCTCGCCGACCCCCGATCGGCGCACTTCCGCATGCAGAACTTATGA
- the amrA gene encoding AmmeMemoRadiSam system protein A translates to MDNSLPVLDESAQKELLVLTRATLESYFSTGQIPEYCAQHPALLERRGAFVSLHRGAELRGCIGLLSSEGELYRTVQRCALSAALEDSRFKPVTRHEVADLKIEISVLSPFERITDVHVIEVGRHGLIVSLGGLRGLLLPQVATKYDWDRETFLAQTCRKAGLPSNAWRQPNAAIQIFEAQVFSE, encoded by the coding sequence ATGGATAATTCACTGCCGGTGCTGGACGAATCCGCACAGAAAGAACTGCTCGTGCTGACGCGCGCGACCCTCGAGAGCTACTTCTCGACCGGCCAGATTCCCGAATATTGTGCTCAGCACCCTGCTTTGCTGGAGCGCAGGGGCGCGTTTGTGTCCTTGCATAGAGGAGCGGAACTGCGAGGATGTATCGGCCTGCTGTCGAGCGAAGGGGAGTTGTACCGGACGGTCCAGCGCTGCGCGCTGAGCGCCGCTTTGGAAGATAGCCGCTTCAAGCCGGTAACTCGACATGAGGTCGCCGATTTGAAGATCGAGATCTCCGTACTCTCGCCGTTCGAGCGCATCACCGATGTTCATGTCATCGAAGTCGGCAGACACGGGCTGATTGTTTCCCTGGGCGGCCTGCGCGGACTGCTTCTGCCCCAAGTGGCAACCAAATACGACTGGGACCGGGAGACCTTCCTGGCCCAGACATGCCGCAAGGCCGGCCTGCCCAGCAACGCGTGGCGCCAGCCAAATGCAGCCATTCAGATTTTCGAAGCCCAGGTCTTCTCCGAATAA
- a CDS encoding NDP-sugar synthase — protein MIKAFILAGGKGAHLRPLALHIPKPIVPLANIPFLFFQIDNIKRAGITEIILGLSYQPRKITDIFGDGMKYGVTMRYAYEDFPRGTAGALKAAENMIDDTTVVLNGDILTDTDLREVIQLHQERKADATIVTARVMNPSGYGLVEADGDGRVVRFLEKPPEDEITGDTINAGIYVLEVSVLNRILKEGSQSFEREIFPSMLADGARIYTYATRAYWQDIGSPQKYLEAHYGIISGRVKLPSYPQKSCPPNNWEKRQVQIDSYSILDGGCMIKSGVVIENSVLGEDCRVEEGALIKDSVIWSQTRIRPNARIERAIIGRQCHIGEGVRLRPGTVLGDKTIVTDYSVL, from the coding sequence TTGATCAAGGCATTCATTCTGGCAGGCGGAAAAGGGGCGCACCTCCGCCCACTAGCGTTGCACATCCCGAAGCCTATCGTTCCCCTGGCAAATATCCCATTCCTGTTTTTCCAGATTGACAATATCAAGCGTGCCGGGATCACGGAGATTATCCTCGGCCTCTCCTACCAGCCGCGGAAGATCACCGACATCTTCGGCGATGGGATGAAGTACGGGGTCACCATGAGGTACGCCTACGAGGATTTTCCCCGGGGAACGGCCGGTGCCTTGAAAGCCGCCGAAAACATGATCGACGACACTACGGTTGTGCTGAACGGCGACATCCTCACCGACACCGATCTTCGGGAAGTGATCCAGCTTCACCAGGAGCGCAAGGCGGATGCCACTATCGTCACCGCCCGCGTGATGAATCCGAGCGGGTACGGTCTGGTGGAGGCAGATGGTGATGGCAGGGTTGTCCGGTTTCTGGAAAAACCTCCGGAGGACGAGATCACCGGCGATACCATCAACGCCGGCATATACGTCCTGGAAGTTTCAGTGCTCAATCGCATTCTCAAGGAAGGCTCCCAAAGCTTCGAGCGCGAGATTTTCCCCTCCATGCTGGCCGACGGCGCACGCATTTACACCTATGCAACGCGTGCATACTGGCAGGATATCGGCAGTCCCCAGAAATATCTCGAAGCGCACTACGGCATCATCTCCGGCCGCGTGAAGCTTCCCAGCTATCCCCAAAAATCCTGTCCCCCGAACAACTGGGAGAAGCGCCAGGTGCAGATCGATTCCTACTCGATCCTCGACGGAGGATGCATGATCAAATCCGGCGTCGTGATCGAGAACTCGGTGCTGGGAGAAGACTGCAGGGTCGAGGAGGGAGCTCTGATTAAGGATTCCGTGATCTGGAGCCAGACTCGGATCCGGCCGAATGCCAGAATCGAGAGGGCCATCATCGGACGGCAGTGTCACATCGGTGAAGGTGTAAGGTTGCGCCCCGGTACCGTCCTCGGCGATAAGACCATTGTGACCGATTACAGCGTACTCTGA
- the uvrC gene encoding excinuclease ABC subunit UvrC → MTEIHASPLRQKLDSLPASPGVYIFKNAEGKKIYVGKALSLRNRVRSYFQESRSLDPKTEHLVAEVADLETIMVDNEVEALILESTLVKQNQPRYNVNLKDDKSFPYLKLTVNEPYPRIFITRRIRNDGALYFGPFLPASYARQTIRLVNRYFKLRTCNLPIDGTLPRPCLDYQMKRCLGPCVAGLCSKDQYDQAVEDVKLLLSGKTERLIRELERRMEKASEDLRYEAAAMYRDWIAMVRDMSERQKMILEGQDDTDLFGYCQEGKQLAMAVFAMRAGRMVGRREFYWEDLLSFDPSEFFSAALKQYYLQDTFTPKEILIPADIEDAEALESWLTERKGSRVHIRSPRRGLKAGLLDLVMRNAHMSFETRFRIMKPRGEEILRPLQEVLGIDSLPHRIEAFDISHTQGIDTVASMVVCENGEMKRSEYRKFKIESVKGPDDFASMREVVHRHYENVLEKDDGRLPDLILVDGGKGQLSAAVAALSDLGLEDQAVAAIAKKEEILFVNGREEPLALPRESPVLHLIQTLRDEAHRFAVSYHRKRLEMRDQTSELDGVPGIGEVRKKVLLRAFGSLERIRKAKYEELAPYVGPKAAAQLMEYFSNLYAENLEKHQHE, encoded by the coding sequence ATGACCGAGATCCATGCCAGCCCGTTACGTCAGAAACTCGACAGCCTGCCGGCTTCGCCCGGCGTTTACATCTTCAAGAACGCCGAGGGGAAGAAGATCTATGTGGGCAAGGCCCTGTCTCTGAGGAACAGGGTCCGCTCCTATTTCCAGGAAAGTCGATCGCTCGATCCTAAAACCGAGCACCTGGTGGCGGAGGTCGCCGACCTCGAAACCATCATGGTCGACAACGAAGTCGAGGCGCTGATCCTCGAGTCGACGCTCGTCAAGCAAAACCAGCCCCGTTACAATGTCAATCTCAAGGACGACAAGAGTTTTCCCTATCTCAAACTCACGGTCAATGAACCATACCCGCGCATATTCATCACCCGCCGGATCCGGAATGACGGGGCGCTTTATTTCGGTCCGTTCCTGCCGGCCAGCTATGCGCGCCAGACGATCCGGCTGGTCAACCGGTATTTCAAACTTCGCACGTGCAACCTCCCCATTGACGGTACCCTGCCGCGCCCTTGCCTGGACTACCAGATGAAGCGTTGTCTGGGCCCCTGCGTGGCAGGCTTGTGCTCGAAGGATCAGTACGACCAGGCCGTCGAAGACGTCAAGCTCCTCCTGTCGGGGAAGACGGAAAGGCTGATCCGGGAGCTGGAGCGGCGCATGGAAAAGGCTTCCGAGGATCTTCGCTACGAGGCGGCCGCCATGTATCGCGACTGGATCGCGATGGTGCGGGACATGTCGGAACGGCAGAAGATGATTCTCGAAGGTCAGGACGATACCGATCTGTTCGGCTATTGCCAGGAGGGGAAGCAACTGGCCATGGCGGTCTTCGCCATGCGCGCGGGACGCATGGTCGGCCGGCGCGAGTTTTATTGGGAGGACCTCCTGTCGTTCGATCCGAGCGAGTTCTTTTCCGCGGCTCTCAAGCAGTACTACCTGCAGGACACCTTCACTCCCAAGGAGATCCTCATCCCTGCCGACATCGAGGACGCCGAAGCGCTGGAGTCCTGGCTCACAGAGCGCAAAGGGAGCCGGGTCCATATACGCTCGCCCCGGCGCGGCCTGAAAGCCGGCCTGCTGGACCTCGTGATGCGCAACGCGCACATGTCGTTCGAAACCAGGTTCCGCATCATGAAGCCCCGGGGCGAAGAAATCCTGCGGCCGCTCCAGGAAGTGCTCGGCATCGATTCACTGCCCCATCGCATTGAAGCTTTCGACATATCACATACGCAAGGAATCGACACCGTGGCCAGCATGGTTGTGTGCGAAAACGGGGAGATGAAAAGGAGCGAATACCGGAAGTTCAAGATCGAGAGCGTCAAAGGTCCTGACGATTTCGCATCGATGCGCGAGGTGGTGCACCGCCACTACGAGAATGTGCTGGAGAAGGACGATGGGCGGTTGCCCGACCTGATTCTGGTCGACGGCGGTAAAGGCCAGCTCTCCGCGGCAGTGGCGGCGCTCTCGGATCTGGGGCTGGAGGATCAGGCAGTCGCCGCGATTGCCAAGAAAGAGGAGATCCTCTTTGTGAACGGAAGGGAAGAGCCGTTGGCGCTGCCCCGGGAATCGCCGGTCTTGCATCTCATACAGACGCTGCGCGACGAAGCCCATCGCTTTGCCGTGAGCTATCACAGAAAGCGCCTCGAGATGCGCGATCAGACCTCCGAACTGGACGGAGTGCCGGGCATCGGTGAGGTGCGCAAGAAGGTGTTGCTCCGGGCCTTCGGGAGCCTCGAACGAATCAGAAAGGCAAAGTATGAGGAATTAGCGCCTTACGTGGGTCCCAAGGCCGCCGCCCAACTCATGGAATACTTCTCAAATCTCTACGCGGAGAACCTGGAGAAACACCAACATGAATAG
- a CDS encoding inositol monophosphatase, translating into MRSKGGEPVDRELISDSEEIAAYARVGEEVARTAGRFLMDHLHGRFAVARKGEIDLVTEIDLAAEKLIVSRLAAAYPGHAVLAEEMHAETARRACTWIVDPLDGTTNYAHGYPVFCVSIGLEIAGVVEWGIVYNPNLEEVFTARRGGGAVLNGIPIRVSQTASLGSSLLATGFPYDIRTSPKNNLDYFHEFALRAQGIRRAGSAALDLCYVAAGRFDGFWEFKLNPWDCAAGYLMVREAGGKVTNLRGDPGSIYDRECLATNVRIHEEMMEVLRATSPREPGAR; encoded by the coding sequence ATGAGAAGTAAAGGTGGAGAACCGGTGGACCGGGAACTGATATCGGACAGTGAAGAGATCGCCGCGTATGCCCGCGTGGGCGAGGAGGTAGCGCGCACAGCAGGCCGATTCCTCATGGATCATCTGCACGGCAGATTTGCGGTCGCCCGCAAGGGGGAGATCGACCTGGTGACGGAGATCGACCTGGCGGCTGAGAAGCTGATTGTTTCCCGGCTGGCTGCTGCCTATCCCGGCCACGCCGTGCTTGCCGAGGAAATGCACGCTGAGACGGCCCGGAGGGCCTGTACCTGGATAGTCGATCCGCTCGACGGTACGACCAACTATGCTCACGGATATCCGGTTTTCTGCGTCTCCATCGGCCTGGAGATCGCCGGCGTGGTCGAATGGGGGATTGTGTACAATCCCAACCTGGAAGAAGTATTCACGGCGCGCCGCGGCGGCGGCGCCGTTCTCAACGGAATTCCCATCCGGGTCTCGCAGACGGCGTCGCTCGGGTCAAGTCTGCTGGCCACCGGATTTCCGTACGATATCCGGACCAGCCCGAAGAACAACCTCGACTACTTTCACGAATTCGCACTGCGCGCCCAGGGGATCAGGAGGGCGGGCTCGGCCGCCCTGGACTTGTGCTATGTGGCGGCGGGCCGCTTCGACGGCTTCTGGGAGTTCAAGCTCAATCCCTGGGATTGCGCGGCCGGCTACCTGATGGTGCGCGAGGCGGGCGGCAAGGTCACGAACCTCCGTGGAGACCCCGGCTCGATATACGATCGGGAATGCCTCGCTACGAATGTGCGCATCCACGAGGAGATGATGGAAGTCTTGCGCGCAACATCCCCCCGGGAGCCCGGGGCGAGATAA
- the lolA gene encoding outer membrane lipoprotein chaperone LolA translates to MESRLKFHPFRYLAVGCIICGLAVSFASPGLYAQGDLAAAIAGLQRRYATVDSISAEFRQTYRAPAVNQTESGTVFMKKPGLMRWEYRNPEVKLFVADGRDTYLYMPEDRQVLVQHFTADDLRSTPLQFLLGQGDIRRNYDVSWESVAGYNAGATSRLRLTPRAAASDYAYVVIAYDSASYDLRGIVIRERTGNTSEFEFDNLKTNVRVDSRQFQFKIPKGVEVVRLDEK, encoded by the coding sequence ATGGAATCCCGATTGAAGTTTCACCCGTTTCGATACCTGGCTGTGGGCTGCATCATTTGCGGGCTCGCGGTCTCCTTCGCGAGTCCGGGATTGTATGCACAGGGCGATCTTGCGGCGGCGATCGCGGGACTGCAGCGGCGCTACGCGACGGTCGACTCCATCAGTGCCGAATTCAGGCAGACTTACCGCGCCCCGGCGGTGAACCAGACGGAATCTGGAACCGTATTCATGAAGAAGCCGGGCCTGATGCGCTGGGAATATCGGAACCCCGAGGTGAAGCTGTTTGTCGCCGACGGGCGCGACACCTACCTTTACATGCCGGAAGACCGGCAGGTCCTGGTGCAGCACTTCACGGCAGACGACCTGCGCAGCACACCGCTTCAATTCCTGCTTGGCCAAGGGGATATTCGTCGCAATTACGACGTTTCCTGGGAATCCGTTGCCGGATACAACGCCGGCGCGACCAGCCGGCTTCGCCTCACACCCCGCGCCGCGGCCTCCGATTATGCCTATGTAGTCATCGCGTATGACAGCGCCAGTTACGACCTGCGCGGCATCGTGATCCGCGAGCGCACCGGAAACACGTCTGAATTCGAGTTTGACAACCTGAAGACCAATGTGAGGGTCGACAGCAGGCAGTTTCAGTTCAAGATACCGAAGGGAGTCGAAGTTGTGCGCCTGGATGAGAAGTAA
- a CDS encoding peptidase M4 family protein, translating into MPAHCIIPPHILRAIIMNGDKRQQAAAWSTLTNSEQFRGQRRVLTSLAQIASTATGTKRRTIYDARHGYSLPGRLVRGERSPRSKDIAVNEAYDGSGATYDFFYRVYGRSSIDDRGFRLDSTVHYGTNYDNAFWNGQQMVYGDGDGEIFRRFTAALDVIGHELTHGLTQYEANLDYRDQPGALNESFSDVFGSLVKQYKRKQSVEEADWLIGTDLFMPGIKARGVRSLKEPGTAYDDPLLGRDPQPGHMRDYVRTTEDNGGVHINSGIPNRAFYQLAVRLGGCAWEKAGQIWYRALCERLRAHSTFSDAMNLTVRTAAEIYGVNSLEHKAVREAWSEVGL; encoded by the coding sequence ATGCCGGCACACTGTATCATTCCACCCCATATCCTGCGCGCTATTATCATGAACGGCGACAAGCGCCAACAAGCGGCGGCCTGGTCCACCCTCACCAATTCCGAGCAGTTTCGCGGGCAACGCCGAGTTCTGACCTCCCTGGCTCAGATCGCGAGCACTGCTACCGGCACGAAGAGGAGAACCATCTATGACGCCCGACACGGATATAGCCTGCCTGGTCGTCTGGTACGGGGAGAGAGGAGCCCGAGAAGCAAGGATATCGCGGTCAACGAGGCTTACGACGGATCCGGCGCCACCTACGACTTTTTTTATCGCGTTTATGGTCGCAGCTCGATCGACGATCGGGGATTCAGGCTTGACTCCACCGTGCACTACGGCACGAACTACGACAACGCATTCTGGAACGGCCAGCAGATGGTCTACGGCGACGGGGACGGTGAGATCTTCCGTCGCTTCACCGCGGCTCTCGATGTCATCGGCCACGAATTGACTCACGGCCTGACCCAATACGAGGCCAACCTGGACTATCGCGATCAGCCGGGAGCGCTGAACGAATCCTTCTCGGACGTGTTTGGTTCGCTGGTCAAACAGTACAAGCGCAAACAATCAGTCGAAGAAGCCGACTGGCTGATTGGAACCGATCTTTTCATGCCTGGAATCAAGGCCAGGGGTGTCCGGTCCTTGAAGGAGCCGGGAACGGCCTATGACGATCCCTTGCTGGGGAGAGATCCGCAGCCCGGCCACATGCGTGATTATGTGCGTACCACCGAGGATAACGGCGGCGTTCACATCAATTCGGGAATTCCCAACCGGGCCTTCTATCAGCTCGCGGTCAGGCTGGGCGGATGCGCGTGGGAGAAGGCAGGGCAGATCTGGTATCGCGCCCTGTGCGAAAGGCTGCGCGCGCATTCAACCTTCTCTGACGCGATGAATCTGACCGTGCGCACGGCGGCGGAGATTTACGGCGTAAACAGCCTGGAACATAAGGCGGTCCGCGAAGCGTGGTCCGAAGTAGGTCTGTGA